One window of bacterium genomic DNA carries:
- a CDS encoding DUF4296 domain-containing protein translates to MKFSILLVLPILFCACTKKNAVVDKNKLERFAQVYHDYLLTITSDTSHAELKDRYLQRLLNKHNLSQQDFQQAQKFYEAHPELFAEMLGQVTEKLQKAPAAP, encoded by the coding sequence ATGAAATTCAGCATTCTGCTGGTGCTGCCGATTCTGTTCTGCGCCTGCACGAAAAAAAACGCTGTTGTGGATAAGAACAAGCTGGAACGCTTTGCTCAGGTTTATCACGACTACCTCCTCACCATCACGTCAGACACCAGCCATGCCGAGCTGAAGGATCGCTATTTACAACGCCTTTTGAACAAACACAACCTGTCTCAGCAGGACTTTCAACAGGCGCAAAAGTTCTATGAAGCCCACCCAGAGTTGTTCGCCGAAATGCTGGGCCAGGTCACCGAAAAGCTGCAGAAAGCACCAGCCGCGCCATAA